From Rhodamnia argentea isolate NSW1041297 chromosome 10, ASM2092103v1, whole genome shotgun sequence, a single genomic window includes:
- the LOC115729504 gene encoding protein DETOXIFICATION 20-like, whose amino-acid sequence MSGDRMEERLLGTEAKDSSSLTGKVWVESKKVWRVTFPAMLARVTSFGIFVVTQAFIGHIGNTELAAYALIQIIGIRFANGIILGMSSATETLCGQAFGAKQYHMLGIYLQRSWIINLVTATILVPVFVYASSIFKLLGEEDAIAEDAGYIALWFIPIIYSFVFSMTIQKFLQCQLKNTVVGWLSAISFGIHVLLSWLFVYILDWEIPGAMSAMIISNWLVVIGEFVYMFGGWCESTWKGFTWAAFADLWPVIKLSVSSGIMLCLELWYNAALVLLAGYMTNAAVAISAFSICLNISAWELMMCLGFLTGASVRVSNELGRGNGKGALFAIKVIVGTSISIGVVFWILCLVFGRQIAYIFTSEEDVAEEVSSLSVLLAFSILFNSVQPVLSGVAVGSGRQSMVAYVNIGSYYVIGVPLGVVLAYVAKLEVQGIWIGMIIGVATQTAVLGFITCRTNWDEQVNNASERLNRWFLKRPDDNGESSATEQLNG is encoded by the exons ATGAGTGGCGATAGGATGGAGGAAAGGCTTCTTGGTACAGAAGCAAAAGACTCAAGTAGTCTGACAGGGAAGGTCTGGGTGGAATCAAAGAAAGTATGGAGAGTTACCTTCCCTGCTATGTTGGCCAGAGTAACCTCGTTTGGAATCTTTGTAGTGACGCAAGCGTTCATCGGGCACATTGGCAACACAGAGCTTGCCGCTTATGCACTCATTCAAATCATTGGCATACGATTTGCCAACGGAATAATA TTGGGCATGTCAAGTGCAACTGAAACATTATGTGGACAAGCGTTTGGTGCAAAGCAATACCACATGTTAGGTATTTACTTGCAAAGATCTTGGATCATCAATCTGGTAACCGCGACCATCTTGGTCCCGGTCTTTGTCTATGCCTCGTCCATTTTCAAGCTTCTCGGTGAAGAAGATGCGATAGCCGAAGACGCTGGATACATTGCCCTGTGGTTCATCCCGATCATCTACTCCTTTGTGTTCAGCATGACCATCCAAAAGTTCTTGCAGTGCCAGCTCAAGAACACCGTCGTAGGATGGCTATCCGCCATCTCGTTTGGTATTCATGTCTTGTTGTCTTGGCTCTTTGTTTACATACTTGATTGGGAAATCCCAGGAGCGATGAGTGCGATGATAATATCGAATTGGTTAGTTGTGATTGGTGAGTTCGTGTACATGTTTGGAGGCTGGTGCGAAAGTACTTGGAAGGGGTTCACATGGGCTGCATTCGCCGATTTATGGCCAGTCATAAAGCTTTCGGTATCCTCTGGGATTATGCTATG CTTGGAGTTGTGGTACAACGCTGCCTTAGTCCTCTTGGCAGGATACATGACAAATGCCGCTGTTGCAATATCTGCCTTCTCGATTTG ccTCAACATCTCGGCTTGGGAATTGATGATGTGCCTCGGCTTCCTAACTGGAGCTAG CGTGCGGGTTTCCAATGAATTAGGGAGAGGAAATGGGAAAGGGGCGCTGTTCGCCATTAAAGTCATCGTGGGCACCTCAATTAGCATTGGCGTTGTCTTTTGGATCTTGTGCCTAGTTTTCGGTCGACAGATTGCCTACATATTCACAAGTGAGGAAGACGTTGCGGAAGAGGTTTCAAGCCTCTCAGTTCTCCTTGCCTTCTCGATTTTATTCAACAGTGTTCAGCCAGTGCTCTCAG GTGTGGCGGTAGGTTCCGGGAGACAAAGTATGGTTGCCTATGTTAACATAGGTTCCTATTACGTGATCGGAGTGCCTCTAGGAGTTGTGCTGGCATATGTCGCCAAGTTGGAAGTTCAG GGCATATGGATAGGGATGATAATCGGAGTCGCAACTCAGACAGCGGTGCTCGGTTTTATTACTTGTAGAACGAACTGGGACGAGCAG GTGAACAATGCGTCGGAACGGCTGAATAGGTGGTTCTTGAAAAGGCCAGATGACAATGGCGAGAGCTCTGCTACTGAACAGCTGAACGGATGA